The proteins below are encoded in one region of Helianthus annuus cultivar XRQ/B chromosome 2, HanXRQr2.0-SUNRISE, whole genome shotgun sequence:
- the LOC110926574 gene encoding uncharacterized protein LOC110926574 isoform X3 — protein sequence MEVKPLKTIKMLTILIFSIYHFLIKVTAYPNIYFQKNLDLPIMVIMSGCVRPIMEMPFYKCRAKEDENCNFALHEWCTRLPTKVDNHPGHPQHPLLLMPNIPNMFNIFHCGVCLLDCNGFAYGCVECRFYVDVTCGFMPERITHESHPNHLLSIVEDQPSGYCLMCCSFSNQSFSFSCSYCDVYIHLRCALFLPKTIRHPNDKHPMHISYLPIENHKGEYFCEICEEELNPHKCFYHCDVCSQSVHSDCAPLILQCETETYSEDGGRGVCLFLNMKFGSIHKKTDGHPHPLTFAQGIESDGGCSVCAGRLRFEMILRCSECEFAVHHDCLGNLNNS from the exons ATGGAGGTCAAACCATTAAAAACTATAAAGATGCTGACTATCCTAATCTTCTCCATTTACCATTTCCTGATCAAAGTTACAGCATACCCAAACATTTATTTTCAAAAGAACTTGGACTTGCCGATTATGGTAATCATGAG CGGATGTGTGAGACCAATCATGGAGATGCCGTTCTACAAGTGTCGGGCCAAAGAAGATGAGAACTGCAACTTTGCTCTTCATGAATGGTGTACTCGGCTGCCAACAAAAGTAGACAACCACCCAGGTCACCCACAACATCCCCTCCTTCTAATGCCAAACATCCCCAATATGTTTAACATATTTCATTGTGGAGTTTGCCTCTTAGATTGCAATGGCTTTGCTTATGGTTGTGTCGAATGTCGATTTTACGTTGATGTTACCTGTGGGTTTATGCCGGAAAGAATTACACATGAATCTCACCCAAATCATCTTCTTTCAATAGTTGAGGATCAGCCCAGTGGATATTGTCTTATGTGTTGCAGCTTTTCCAATCAGAGCTTCAGTTTCAGTTGCAGCTATTGTGATGTGTATATTCATCTGCGGTGTGCTTTGTTCTTGCCAAAGACAATTAGGCACCCTAATGACAAACATCCAATGCACATCAGTTACCTCCCAATTGAAAACCACAAGGGTGAATACTTTTGTGAAATTTGTGAGGAAGAATTGAATCCTCATAAATGTTTCTATCATTGTGATGTGTGTAGCCAATCAGTGCATTCTGACTGTGCTCCTTTAATACTTCAGTGTGAAACAGAAACCTATTCCGAAGATGGAGGAAGAGGTGTCTGTTTGTTTTTAAATATGAAGTTCGGGAGCATTCATAAGAAGACTGATGGTCACCCACATCCTCTAACATTTGCCCAAGGGATTGAGAGTGATGGTGGATGTAGCGTGTGTGCTGGGAGATTGCGGTTCGAGATGATACTTAGGTGTTCCGAGTGTGAGTTTGCAGTTCATCACGATTGTTTGGGAAACTTGAACAACTCATGA
- the LOC110926574 gene encoding uncharacterized protein LOC110926574 isoform X1, whose product MMKVIEHEHPLMLIDLQVKVEDVDDESDDEEEKEEDLVPQVEFSCTCKRCEEDINEYYRVCEGDFDYDGDLWIYKCEKCIYYVHLDCATSRREAFMSILSIDGGQTIKNYKDADYPNLLHLPFPDQSYSIPKHLFSKELGLADYGNHEVSLRHTNHQHELILVDAGSIGSTSSKINDMIMCHNPMKKIELLCSGCVRPIMEMPFYKCRAKEDENCNFALHEWCTRLPTKVDNHPGHPQHPLLLMPNIPNMFNIFHCGVCLLDCNGFAYGCVECRFYVDVTCGFMPERITHESHPNHLLSIVEDQPSGYCLMCCSFSNQSFSFSCSYCDVYIHLRCALFLPKTIRHPNDKHPMHISYLPIENHKGEYFCEICEEELNPHKCFYHCDVCSQSVHSDCAPLILQCETETYSEDGGRGVCLFLNMKFGSIHKKTDGHPHPLTFAQGIESDGGCSVCAGRLRFEMILRCSECEFAVHHDCLGNLNNS is encoded by the exons atgatgAAGGTAATTGAGCACGAGCATCCACTGATGCTCATTGACTTGCAGGTGAAAGTTGAAGATGTAGACGACGAatctgatgatgaagaggagaAGGAAGAGGATCTGGTTCCACAGGTTGAGTTTTCGTGTACTTGTAAGCGGTGTGAAGAAGATATCAACGAGTATTACAG AGTATGTGAAGGTGATTTTGACTACGATGGGGATCTTTGGATATACAAATGTGAGAAATGTATATACTATGTCCATCTAGATTGTGCAACATCAAGAAGAGAGGCATTCATGTCCATCTTGTCTATCG ATGGAGGTCAAACCATTAAAAACTATAAAGATGCTGACTATCCTAATCTTCTCCATTTACCATTTCCTGATCAAAGTTACAGCATACCCAAACATTTATTTTCAAAAGAACTTGGACTTGCCGATTATGGTAATCATGAGGTAAGCCTACGACATACGAATCATCAACATGAGTTAATTTTAGTTGACGCAGGAAGCATTGGGTCAACCTCCTCAAAGATCAATGATATGATCATGTGTCACAACCCAATGAAAAAGATAGAATTATTATGCAGCGGATGTGTGAGACCAATCATGGAGATGCCGTTCTACAAGTGTCGGGCCAAAGAAGATGAGAACTGCAACTTTGCTCTTCATGAATGGTGTACTCGGCTGCCAACAAAAGTAGACAACCACCCAGGTCACCCACAACATCCCCTCCTTCTAATGCCAAACATCCCCAATATGTTTAACATATTTCATTGTGGAGTTTGCCTCTTAGATTGCAATGGCTTTGCTTATGGTTGTGTCGAATGTCGATTTTACGTTGATGTTACCTGTGGGTTTATGCCGGAAAGAATTACACATGAATCTCACCCAAATCATCTTCTTTCAATAGTTGAGGATCAGCCCAGTGGATATTGTCTTATGTGTTGCAGCTTTTCCAATCAGAGCTTCAGTTTCAGTTGCAGCTATTGTGATGTGTATATTCATCTGCGGTGTGCTTTGTTCTTGCCAAAGACAATTAGGCACCCTAATGACAAACATCCAATGCACATCAGTTACCTCCCAATTGAAAACCACAAGGGTGAATACTTTTGTGAAATTTGTGAGGAAGAATTGAATCCTCATAAATGTTTCTATCATTGTGATGTGTGTAGCCAATCAGTGCATTCTGACTGTGCTCCTTTAATACTTCAGTGTGAAACAGAAACCTATTCCGAAGATGGAGGAAGAGGTGTCTGTTTGTTTTTAAATATGAAGTTCGGGAGCATTCATAAGAAGACTGATGGTCACCCACATCCTCTAACATTTGCCCAAGGGATTGAGAGTGATGGTGGATGTAGCGTGTGTGCTGGGAGATTGCGGTTCGAGATGATACTTAGGTGTTCCGAGTGTGAGTTTGCAGTTCATCACGATTGTTTGGGAAACTTGAACAACTCATGA
- the LOC110926574 gene encoding uncharacterized protein LOC110926574 isoform X2 — MMKVIEHEHPLMLIDLQVKVEDVDDESDDEEEKEEDLVPQVEFSCTCKRCEEDINEYYRVCEGDFDYDGDLWIYKCEKCIYYVHLDCATSRREAFMSILSIDGGQTIKNYKDADYPNLLHLPFPDQSYSIPKHLFSKELGLADYGNHEVSLRHTNHQHELILVDAGSIGSTSSKINDMIMCHNPMKKIELLCSGCVRPIMEMPFYKCRAKEDENCNFALHEWCTRLPTKVDNHPGHPQHPLLLMPNIPNMFNIFHCGVCLLDCNGFAYGCVECRFYVDVTCGFMPERITHESHPNHLLSIVEDQPSGYCLMCCSFSNQSFSFSCSYCDVYIHLRCALFLPKTIRHPNDKHPMHISYLPIENHKV, encoded by the exons atgatgAAGGTAATTGAGCACGAGCATCCACTGATGCTCATTGACTTGCAGGTGAAAGTTGAAGATGTAGACGACGAatctgatgatgaagaggagaAGGAAGAGGATCTGGTTCCACAGGTTGAGTTTTCGTGTACTTGTAAGCGGTGTGAAGAAGATATCAACGAGTATTACAG AGTATGTGAAGGTGATTTTGACTACGATGGGGATCTTTGGATATACAAATGTGAGAAATGTATATACTATGTCCATCTAGATTGTGCAACATCAAGAAGAGAGGCATTCATGTCCATCTTGTCTATCG ATGGAGGTCAAACCATTAAAAACTATAAAGATGCTGACTATCCTAATCTTCTCCATTTACCATTTCCTGATCAAAGTTACAGCATACCCAAACATTTATTTTCAAAAGAACTTGGACTTGCCGATTATGGTAATCATGAGGTAAGCCTACGACATACGAATCATCAACATGAGTTAATTTTAGTTGACGCAGGAAGCATTGGGTCAACCTCCTCAAAGATCAATGATATGATCATGTGTCACAACCCAATGAAAAAGATAGAATTATTATGCAGCGGATGTGTGAGACCAATCATGGAGATGCCGTTCTACAAGTGTCGGGCCAAAGAAGATGAGAACTGCAACTTTGCTCTTCATGAATGGTGTACTCGGCTGCCAACAAAAGTAGACAACCACCCAGGTCACCCACAACATCCCCTCCTTCTAATGCCAAACATCCCCAATATGTTTAACATATTTCATTGTGGAGTTTGCCTCTTAGATTGCAATGGCTTTGCTTATGGTTGTGTCGAATGTCGATTTTACGTTGATGTTACCTGTGGGTTTATGCCGGAAAGAATTACACATGAATCTCACCCAAATCATCTTCTTTCAATAGTTGAGGATCAGCCCAGTGGATATTGTCTTATGTGTTGCAGCTTTTCCAATCAGAGCTTCAGTTTCAGTTGCAGCTATTGTGATGTGTATATTCATCTGCGGTGTGCTTTGTTCTTGCCAAAGACAATTAGGCACCCTAATGACAAACATCCAATGCACATCAGTTACCTCCCAATTGAAAACCACAAGG TGTGA
- the LOC110926574 gene encoding uncharacterized protein LOC110926574 isoform X4 translates to MMKVIEHEHPLMLIDLQVKVEDVDDESDDEEEKEEDLVPQVEFSCTCKRCEEDINEYYRVCEGDFDYDGDLWIYKCEKCIYYVHLDCATSRREAFMSILSIDGGQTIKNYKDADYPNLLHLPFPDQSYSIPKHLFSKELGLADYGNHERMCETNHGDAVLQVSGQRR, encoded by the exons atgatgAAGGTAATTGAGCACGAGCATCCACTGATGCTCATTGACTTGCAGGTGAAAGTTGAAGATGTAGACGACGAatctgatgatgaagaggagaAGGAAGAGGATCTGGTTCCACAGGTTGAGTTTTCGTGTACTTGTAAGCGGTGTGAAGAAGATATCAACGAGTATTACAG AGTATGTGAAGGTGATTTTGACTACGATGGGGATCTTTGGATATACAAATGTGAGAAATGTATATACTATGTCCATCTAGATTGTGCAACATCAAGAAGAGAGGCATTCATGTCCATCTTGTCTATCG ATGGAGGTCAAACCATTAAAAACTATAAAGATGCTGACTATCCTAATCTTCTCCATTTACCATTTCCTGATCAAAGTTACAGCATACCCAAACATTTATTTTCAAAAGAACTTGGACTTGCCGATTATGGTAATCATGAG CGGATGTGTGAGACCAATCATGGAGATGCCGTTCTACAAGTGTCGGGCCAAAGAAGATGA